Proteins co-encoded in one Candidatus Eremiobacteraceae bacterium genomic window:
- the rpmB gene encoding 50S ribosomal protein L28 has product MAKRCDVCGKGPVAGNNVSHSMRKTRRRWLPNLQSVRIRERGTVKTAKVCTGCLKSKRVARAV; this is encoded by the coding sequence ATGGCAAAACGTTGCGACGTATGCGGAAAAGGTCCGGTCGCAGGCAATAACGTCAGCCACTCGATGCGCAAGACGCGCCGGCGTTGGTTGCCCAATCTTCAATCCGTTCGCATCCGCGAGCGCGGCACCGTGAAGACCGCGAAGGTATGCACGGGTTGCCTCAAATCGAAGCGCGTCGCCCGCGCCGTCTGA